The following proteins come from a genomic window of Leptospira bandrabouensis:
- a CDS encoding C1 family peptidase, with translation MKLKQNWKIIGLFLLLTSAIFAEEFDPSSVRSPGCKPGTFSCGYIPSSKEIQDSIPLKRDFNSFDELPKSIDLSSMMPPVGNQGRQNSCVAWATGYAIKSYLLKNKGQAPEYDPPFAGGKGNFVFSPAFIYNQQNGGEDKGLYYYKTMEFLKSNGAAPWSSMPYSDKDYLTQPSASSKKEALKYKIKSFSRLNFKNPDEIKRVLAGKNVVMVGMIIDDAFYKLKGSTIYDENGGQSYGGHAMTIVGYDDQKKSKSGKKGAFKLQNSWGTNWGDKGFGWVSYSMLAKVGQETYAIIDEPAPQSTPNLNTVPTKKPILPPTEIKVSKGEFDSKIILTWNIQDLAVAYLIQRKDVSEFYDLAYSDKPSFTDLSVSPNSTYAYRIISIGAEEVSDSSLEVEGFTSAEANTNGSFGQVVGLTGVVYVSGSLPNVELSWSELEGASGYTIARADTSLKWKNIGTSKSSNFMDTSPKIGESNFYRVSAMIQAKQSGDWSDSVVIDVADQNLLPNQVSHLTATSGDFANKIVLNWNAAPGAKVYYLYRFDENAEPSGQFEINGTSYTDTDQLIQNGKPYLYTIIAANDLGYAEPSEVVFGKTDPGLTKRAGGVTLNPPKHLTSNSVGKDKLVTLRWDSVKDSFEYYVYRKYLKGSGKTGKLEFVAAVEGKKNSYSETFPGSSGDLFLYSVRSKSEFGSESKDSNFVSVFWNEPKTQVKKRAFSLEELPSSFVGTWSSMYWNPKLGPQTVIVEISGKEQDFVAKLKLNEKEVRQFTGTWIPGSQTLKSNGFLFELSKSLEGNSLAQFQSVKDIETGMELSFTKEK, from the coding sequence ATGAAACTAAAACAAAATTGGAAAATAATAGGACTATTTCTATTACTTACAAGTGCTATCTTTGCAGAGGAATTTGATCCAAGTAGCGTACGTTCTCCCGGCTGTAAACCAGGAACTTTTTCTTGTGGTTACATTCCAAGTTCCAAAGAAATTCAGGATAGTATTCCACTCAAAAGAGATTTTAATTCTTTTGATGAGTTACCCAAATCGATCGATTTATCTTCCATGATGCCTCCTGTCGGAAACCAAGGTAGACAAAATAGTTGTGTGGCATGGGCGACTGGTTATGCGATCAAATCCTATTTGTTAAAAAACAAAGGCCAGGCGCCAGAATATGATCCTCCATTTGCGGGCGGTAAAGGAAATTTTGTTTTTTCTCCTGCATTTATTTATAACCAACAAAATGGCGGAGAAGACAAAGGTTTATATTATTATAAAACAATGGAATTCCTAAAGTCTAATGGAGCTGCTCCTTGGAGTAGTATGCCTTATTCTGATAAAGATTATCTTACGCAACCATCAGCATCTTCAAAAAAGGAAGCGCTTAAATATAAAATAAAATCCTTCTCCAGACTTAACTTTAAAAACCCAGATGAGATCAAACGAGTATTAGCTGGTAAAAATGTTGTCATGGTAGGAATGATCATAGATGACGCCTTCTATAAATTAAAGGGTTCTACTATTTATGATGAGAATGGAGGGCAGAGTTATGGTGGGCACGCCATGACGATTGTTGGATATGATGATCAAAAAAAATCAAAGTCAGGGAAAAAAGGAGCCTTTAAATTACAAAACTCTTGGGGAACCAATTGGGGTGATAAAGGTTTCGGCTGGGTTTCTTATTCCATGCTTGCAAAAGTTGGACAAGAAACCTATGCCATTATAGATGAACCTGCACCGCAAAGTACACCAAACCTAAATACGGTTCCAACAAAGAAACCGATCCTTCCTCCGACTGAAATCAAAGTATCTAAGGGAGAATTTGATTCAAAGATTATATTAACTTGGAATATTCAAGATTTAGCAGTTGCCTATTTGATACAAAGAAAAGATGTGTCTGAATTTTATGATCTAGCTTATTCAGATAAACCAAGTTTTACTGATCTCTCAGTTTCACCTAATTCTACTTATGCGTATAGAATCATTTCAATAGGTGCAGAAGAAGTGTCTGATTCTTCTTTGGAAGTGGAAGGTTTTACTTCTGCGGAAGCGAATACAAATGGGAGTTTTGGTCAAGTAGTTGGTCTCACTGGAGTGGTTTATGTGAGTGGATCCTTACCGAACGTAGAATTAAGTTGGTCTGAGTTGGAAGGTGCCAGTGGTTATACAATTGCACGGGCCGACACATCGTTGAAATGGAAAAACATAGGAACTAGTAAATCTTCAAACTTTATGGATACCTCTCCAAAAATTGGTGAATCAAATTTTTATCGAGTGAGTGCAATGATTCAGGCAAAACAATCTGGAGATTGGAGTGATTCTGTAGTTATTGATGTAGCTGATCAGAACTTATTACCAAATCAGGTGAGTCATTTAACAGCGACTAGTGGAGATTTTGCAAATAAAATTGTTTTAAATTGGAATGCAGCTCCAGGAGCAAAGGTTTATTATTTGTATCGTTTTGACGAAAATGCGGAACCTTCTGGCCAATTTGAAATAAATGGAACAAGTTACACAGATACCGACCAATTAATACAAAATGGAAAACCATATTTATATACCATTATAGCAGCAAATGACTTAGGTTATGCAGAACCAAGTGAAGTTGTGTTTGGGAAAACAGACCCTGGACTTACAAAAAGAGCAGGTGGAGTTACACTAAACCCTCCGAAACACTTGACCTCGAATTCTGTTGGTAAAGATAAACTTGTAACTTTGAGGTGGGATTCGGTAAAAGATAGTTTTGAATATTATGTTTATCGAAAATACTTAAAAGGGAGTGGAAAGACAGGAAAACTTGAATTTGTTGCGGCAGTAGAGGGTAAAAAAAATTCTTATAGCGAAACTTTTCCCGGAAGTTCAGGTGATTTATTTTTATATTCGGTTCGATCTAAATCGGAATTTGGTTCTGAATCGAAGGATTCCAATTTTGTATCTGTGTTTTGGAATGAACCAAAAACCCAAGTAAAAAAACGAGCATTTTCACTAGAGGAATTACCTTCTTCCTTTGTCGGCACTTGGTCTTCCATGTATTGGAATCCAAAATTGGGACCACAAACTGTAATCGTGGAAATTTCGGGAAAAGAACAAGATTTTGTCGCTAAACTAAAGTTAAATGAAAAAGAGGTTCGTCAGTTCACAGGAACTTGGATACCGGGAAGTCAAA
- a CDS encoding permease has product MKAESNSKIIKKQSAVTPLHKNEKTKKNTKSETKHSQTDSIKLKNTNGTWIPMKLVWDESSGAVAPEFRFAKQFQLVAQKNRIILSRRVVKKGKLILNESKEISPQIYQKWMESLFQWEIHQLPEEEIPKDQMTGVSYNLVSFQLDSTKSKFYYKLEERNNPNWEQKNSIIQIIERMKP; this is encoded by the coding sequence ATGAAAGCAGAGTCGAATTCAAAGATCATCAAAAAGCAATCCGCTGTGACGCCGCTACATAAGAATGAAAAAACAAAAAAAAATACTAAGTCTGAAACAAAACATAGCCAGACGGATTCTATAAAACTTAAAAATACGAATGGGACTTGGATTCCAATGAAACTTGTTTGGGATGAAAGTTCTGGAGCTGTTGCACCTGAGTTTCGATTTGCAAAACAATTTCAATTAGTGGCACAAAAAAATAGGATCATTCTCTCTCGCCGAGTGGTAAAGAAAGGTAAATTGATTCTAAATGAATCTAAAGAAATTTCACCCCAAATATATCAAAAATGGATGGAATCACTATTCCAATGGGAAATCCATCAACTTCCAGAAGAGGAAATTCCCAAGGATCAAATGACAGGTGTTAGTTATAACCTTGTTTCTTTTCAGTTAGATTCCACCAAATCAAAGTTTTATTATAAATTGGAAGAACGTAACAATCCAAATTGGGAACAAAAAAATAGTATCATACAAATAATTGAAAGGATGAAACCATGA
- a CDS encoding methylmalonyl-CoA mutase family protein yields the protein MTTEILTYTPKNKIRFVTAASLFDGHDASINIMRRILQQSGVEVIHLGHNRSVQEIVQCAIQEDVQGIAITSYQGGHVEYFQYMIDLLKKEGAGHIRVFGGGGGTILPSEIEVLHKYGVAHIYSPDEGRTLGLQGMINDVVKQSDFPTPLSFNGNLASQIQNKNYLALGQAITQMEFSLLQEKTNYSINLEFPPPKKNIPVLGITGTGGAGKSSLTDELVRRYLHDFPNQTIAILSVDPSKRKTGGALLGDRIRMNSIFNERVYMRSFATREANIALNRSVKGAIQILKSAGYDLIIVETAGIGQSDSEITEVADVSLYVMTPEYGAATQLEKIDMIDYADVISINKFDKRGALDALRDVKKQYQRSRNLFNDSVDSMPVYGTIASQFQDTGTDELYAHLIGVVIEKCQLDWKTNSSKNQKGNEASVVLPPDRVRYLTEIKEEIDRNSEWISKEAEIARSAYQLKGAISVLSKKGKPTSDLESEYQLLWDSLSLDSRNILDTWSEKIESFRKEQYSYFVRGKEIKVDNYTVSLSHLKIPKIATPRFVDWGDILQWSYQENFPGFFPYTAGVYPYKRSGEDPTRMFAGEGGPERTNRRFHYLSSGMPAKRLSTAFDSVTLYGEDPDIRPDIYGKIGNSGVNVATLDDAKKLYSGFDLCDPSTSVSMTINGPAPMVLAFFLNAAIDQACEKYIRAEGKTEEVKSQIQKIYAAKGQAVPSFGGSLPETNDGLGLMLLGVTGDEVLPKDVYAKLKKDALSQVRGTVQADILKEDQAQNTCIFSTEFALKMMGDIQHHFIQNAVRNFYSVSISGYHIAEAGANPITQVAFTLANGFTYVEYYLSRGMDINEFAPNLSFFFSNGIDPEYSVIGRVARRIWAKAMKFKYRANERSQMLKYHIQTSGRSLHSQEIDFNDIRTTLQALYAIYDNCNSLHTNAYDEAITTPTEESVRRAVAIQLIINRELGLAKNENPLQGAFIIEELTNLVEEAILTEFNRLTERGGVLGAMERMYQRNKIQEESLHYETLKHTGEYPIIGVNTFLNRNGSPTVIPGEVIRSTDEEKQQQIGNLKAFQKRNEGKTDIAITKLKQVARAKENIFQELLETVKVASLGQISHALYEVGGQYRRNM from the coding sequence ATGACCACCGAAATCCTTACTTACACCCCCAAAAACAAAATTCGCTTTGTGACGGCGGCCTCTCTCTTTGATGGCCACGATGCCTCCATCAATATCATGCGGAGGATTTTGCAGCAAAGTGGGGTGGAAGTGATCCACTTGGGACACAACCGAAGTGTACAAGAGATTGTCCAATGTGCCATCCAAGAAGATGTCCAAGGCATTGCCATTACCAGTTACCAAGGTGGTCATGTGGAATATTTCCAATACATGATTGATCTTTTAAAAAAAGAAGGAGCAGGTCATATTCGCGTGTTTGGTGGAGGTGGCGGAACCATTCTTCCTTCCGAGATTGAAGTCCTTCACAAATATGGTGTGGCTCATATTTATTCCCCTGATGAAGGAAGGACTCTTGGTCTGCAAGGGATGATTAATGATGTGGTCAAACAATCTGATTTCCCTACGCCACTTTCATTTAACGGAAATTTGGCGTCACAAATCCAAAACAAAAATTATTTAGCACTGGGACAGGCCATCACACAGATGGAATTTTCTCTTTTGCAAGAAAAAACAAATTATTCGATCAATTTAGAATTTCCGCCACCGAAAAAAAACATTCCTGTTCTTGGAATTACAGGAACTGGTGGTGCCGGTAAATCTTCTTTGACTGATGAACTTGTTCGTAGGTACTTACATGATTTTCCAAACCAAACCATAGCGATATTGTCTGTGGACCCATCCAAACGAAAAACAGGTGGAGCTCTTCTTGGAGACCGAATTCGAATGAATTCGATTTTTAACGAACGAGTGTATATGAGAAGTTTTGCGACAAGAGAAGCAAACATTGCTCTCAACCGCAGTGTGAAAGGTGCCATTCAAATTTTAAAGTCTGCAGGATATGATCTTATCATTGTTGAAACTGCAGGGATTGGACAAAGTGATTCTGAAATTACAGAAGTCGCCGATGTTTCGTTATACGTGATGACACCGGAATATGGAGCTGCTACCCAATTAGAAAAAATCGATATGATCGATTATGCAGATGTAATTTCTATCAACAAGTTTGACAAACGTGGAGCCCTTGATGCCCTTCGTGATGTTAAAAAACAATACCAAAGGTCTCGCAATTTATTTAATGATTCAGTGGATTCAATGCCTGTGTATGGAACCATTGCTTCGCAGTTCCAAGATACAGGAACGGATGAACTTTATGCTCATTTGATTGGAGTTGTCATTGAAAAGTGCCAATTAGATTGGAAAACAAACAGTTCCAAAAATCAAAAAGGAAACGAAGCCTCCGTTGTGCTTCCTCCCGATCGTGTAAGGTATCTCACAGAAATTAAAGAAGAAATTGATAGGAATTCCGAGTGGATTTCGAAAGAAGCTGAAATTGCAAGATCCGCTTACCAACTGAAAGGTGCTATTTCTGTTTTATCCAAAAAAGGAAAACCAACTTCTGACTTAGAATCCGAATACCAATTGTTATGGGATTCTTTGTCATTGGATTCACGAAATATTCTAGATACATGGTCGGAAAAAATTGAATCTTTTCGTAAGGAACAATATTCCTATTTCGTCCGTGGGAAAGAAATCAAAGTAGATAACTATACAGTTTCCTTAAGCCATTTAAAAATTCCCAAAATTGCCACTCCTCGTTTTGTAGATTGGGGTGATATATTACAGTGGTCTTACCAAGAAAACTTTCCCGGGTTTTTTCCTTATACGGCGGGAGTGTATCCTTACAAACGAAGTGGAGAAGATCCAACTCGTATGTTTGCGGGAGAAGGTGGACCCGAAAGAACGAATCGTCGTTTTCATTATTTGAGTTCAGGGATGCCCGCCAAACGACTGTCAACTGCCTTTGATTCGGTAACATTATACGGGGAAGATCCAGACATTCGTCCTGATATTTATGGAAAGATTGGAAATTCTGGTGTGAATGTCGCCACACTGGATGATGCCAAAAAACTGTATTCCGGTTTTGATCTTTGTGATCCATCCACATCTGTGTCCATGACCATCAATGGTCCCGCACCGATGGTTCTTGCTTTTTTTCTAAATGCGGCCATTGACCAAGCTTGCGAAAAATACATTCGTGCCGAAGGGAAAACAGAGGAAGTTAAATCCCAAATTCAAAAAATCTATGCAGCCAAAGGACAAGCGGTTCCGAGTTTTGGTGGGTCTCTCCCGGAAACTAACGATGGTTTGGGTTTAATGTTACTTGGTGTGACGGGTGATGAAGTATTACCTAAAGATGTATATGCAAAATTAAAAAAAGATGCCCTGTCCCAAGTGAGAGGAACAGTGCAAGCGGACATTTTAAAAGAAGATCAGGCTCAGAACACTTGTATTTTCTCTACAGAATTTGCCTTAAAGATGATGGGAGACATCCAACACCATTTCATCCAAAATGCAGTTCGGAATTTTTATTCTGTTTCCATCAGTGGTTACCATATTGCAGAGGCAGGTGCCAATCCGATCACCCAAGTTGCTTTTACATTAGCCAACGGATTTACCTATGTAGAATACTACTTAAGCCGAGGGATGGACATTAACGAGTTTGCACCGAACCTTTCCTTCTTTTTTTCCAATGGGATTGATCCTGAGTATTCGGTGATTGGACGTGTGGCACGACGAATTTGGGCCAAAGCCATGAAGTTCAAATATCGTGCGAATGAACGTTCCCAAATGTTAAAATATCATATCCAAACATCGGGTAGGTCTTTACACTCTCAAGAAATTGACTTTAATGATATACGAACCACATTACAAGCATTATATGCAATTTATGACAATTGTAATTCTCTTCATACCAATGCTTATGATGAAGCCATCACAACTCCTACAGAAGAATCGGTGCGAAGGGCCGTTGCCATCCAGCTCATCATCAATCGGGAACTTGGTCTTGCCAAAAATGAAAATCCGTTACAAGGTGCCTTTATCATTGAAGAACTAACAAACCTTGTAGAAGAAGCGATCTTAACCGAATTCAACAGACTCACCGAAAGGGGTGGAGTACTTGGAGCGATGGAGCGGATGTACCAAAGGAATAAAATCCAAGAAGAGTCCCTCCATTATGAAACTTTGAAACATACAGGTGAATATCCAATCATTGGTGTGAATACATTTCTCAATCGAAATGGATCGCCAACCGTCATCCCAGGTGAGGTGATTCGTTCGACAGATGAGGAGAAACAGCAACAAATTGGAAATTTGAAGGCGTTTCAAAAACGAAATGAAGGCAAAACGGATATTGCCATTACAAAATTAAAACAAGTGGCTCGTGCGAAAGAAAATATCTTTCAAGAGTTATTGGAAACAGTGAAAGTGGCGTCCTTGGGGCAAATCTCTCATGCTTTGTATGAAGTGGGAGGTCAGTACCGCCGCAACATGTAA